From the Ruania alkalisoli genome, one window contains:
- a CDS encoding MMPL family transporter has protein sequence MLTNSRRGTLLRSLLVACALLAWLAVGAFGGMAQGQLSTVQENDPSVFLPESAESTRASEIIDEFSVDETFPALVVIERSDGGALDREDFAVIGDVAQSIPGLDLPDETTIGDYLSAEQVPAIPSEDGEAALLPVSLDAATASDLIGEEEDRVSVAVVDRLRAEVSQTLPDAGLEGWVTGPAAGAADLVSAFAGIDGILLGVALAVVLVILAFVYRSPLLPFAVILTSVFSLCLAALVIVPLAGADVLLLNGQSQGILSILVIGAATDYSLLLVARYREELTRHEHPAAAMRAAWRATLEPIAASAGTVIVGLLCLLLSDLGSNASLGPVAAIGIVAAVFGALTLLPALLLIPGSRARVMFWPKRPVLDGAGRHREEGSHGLWARVADVVGRRARRVWVVTAMALLALAAFVPTFDAAGTSDNDVFLNETESVTGEEVLADHFAVGTVQPVEIVADESAAADVVAAAEQVPGVVSASVLTDSGQGNSDQGGSPPGGSDEAGSGQDGSGAGAPTEGEPLVVEGRVLVEVITSDSAESQEVLTTVTALREAMAAVEGETLVGGAAAERLDTQETAERDLRTIVPVVLVVIAVMLMLLLRSLVAPLVLLAANVLSFAATMGLAAIVFNHVLDFPGADATVPLYGFVFLVALGIDYSIFLMTRVREESLQLGTRAGVRRGLAVTGGVITSAGLVLAATFSALWVIPLLFLAQLAFIVAVGVLIDTFVVRSLLVPGVVHDLGRRSWWPWAKRVPADPQ, from the coding sequence TCCCTCGGTGTTCCTGCCCGAGAGTGCCGAGTCCACCCGCGCTTCGGAGATCATCGACGAGTTCTCCGTCGACGAGACCTTTCCTGCGCTGGTGGTCATCGAGCGCTCCGACGGAGGCGCGCTCGATCGGGAGGATTTCGCGGTCATCGGTGACGTGGCTCAGTCGATCCCGGGACTCGACCTGCCAGATGAGACCACGATCGGCGATTACCTGAGCGCCGAGCAGGTCCCCGCGATCCCAAGCGAGGACGGTGAGGCGGCGCTGCTGCCGGTCTCGCTCGACGCCGCCACGGCCAGTGACCTCATCGGTGAGGAGGAAGACCGGGTCTCGGTCGCCGTCGTGGATCGGCTGCGCGCCGAGGTGAGCCAGACGCTGCCCGACGCCGGGCTCGAGGGGTGGGTGACCGGGCCCGCCGCCGGTGCGGCCGACCTGGTCTCCGCCTTCGCCGGCATCGACGGGATCCTGCTCGGCGTGGCGCTGGCGGTGGTGTTGGTGATCCTGGCTTTCGTCTACCGTTCGCCGCTGCTGCCGTTCGCGGTGATCCTGACGTCTGTGTTCTCGCTGTGCTTGGCGGCGCTGGTGATCGTGCCGCTCGCCGGGGCGGATGTGCTGCTCCTGAACGGGCAGAGTCAGGGCATTCTCTCGATCCTGGTGATCGGTGCGGCCACCGACTACTCGCTACTGCTGGTGGCGCGCTATCGCGAGGAGCTCACCCGCCACGAGCACCCCGCCGCAGCGATGCGGGCGGCCTGGCGGGCGACGCTGGAGCCGATCGCTGCCAGCGCCGGCACCGTGATCGTGGGGCTGCTGTGTCTGCTGCTCTCGGACCTCGGCTCGAATGCGAGCCTCGGTCCGGTGGCCGCGATCGGCATCGTCGCCGCCGTGTTCGGGGCGCTGACCTTGCTGCCGGCGCTGCTGCTCATCCCGGGTTCCAGGGCCAGGGTGATGTTCTGGCCCAAGAGGCCCGTGCTCGACGGCGCAGGTCGCCACCGCGAGGAAGGTTCCCACGGTCTGTGGGCGCGGGTGGCGGACGTGGTCGGCCGTCGGGCGCGGCGGGTGTGGGTCGTCACGGCGATGGCGCTGCTCGCCCTGGCCGCGTTCGTTCCCACGTTTGACGCCGCGGGCACCAGCGATAACGACGTCTTCCTCAATGAGACCGAGTCGGTCACCGGGGAAGAAGTGCTGGCCGACCACTTCGCTGTCGGGACGGTGCAGCCGGTGGAGATCGTCGCGGACGAGTCGGCTGCTGCCGACGTGGTCGCGGCCGCCGAGCAGGTGCCTGGGGTTGTGAGCGCATCGGTGCTCACGGACTCCGGCCAAGGCAACTCGGACCAAGGCGGATCACCACCGGGTGGGTCGGACGAGGCAGGATCGGGTCAGGACGGCTCCGGTGCGGGAGCGCCCACGGAGGGTGAACCACTCGTAGTCGAGGGCCGGGTGCTCGTGGAGGTCATCACCTCCGACTCCGCCGAGAGTCAGGAGGTGCTGACCACGGTGACCGCACTGCGGGAGGCGATGGCCGCCGTCGAGGGGGAAACGCTCGTAGGCGGGGCGGCAGCGGAACGCCTGGACACCCAGGAGACCGCGGAGCGGGATCTGCGCACGATCGTTCCGGTCGTGCTCGTGGTGATCGCAGTGATGCTGATGCTGCTGTTGCGCTCGCTGGTGGCACCGCTGGTGCTACTGGCCGCCAACGTGCTCTCCTTCGCTGCCACGATGGGACTGGCGGCGATCGTCTTCAACCACGTGCTCGACTTCCCTGGGGCCGATGCCACCGTGCCCCTGTACGGGTTCGTGTTCCTCGTCGCGCTGGGCATCGACTATTCGATCTTCTTGATGACGCGCGTGCGCGAGGAGTCCTTGCAGCTGGGTACCAGGGCGGGGGTGCGACGCGGCCTGGCAGTGACCGGGGGAGTGATCACCTCCGCCGGACTGGTGCTGGCAGCCACATTCTCGGCGCTGTGGGTGATCCCGCTGCTGTTCCTGGCACAGCTGGCGTTCATCGTGGCCGTGGGTGTGCTGATCGACACCTTCGTGGTGCGCAGCCTGCTGGTGCCCGGTGTCGTTCACGACCTGGGGCGGCGTTCGTGGTGGCCCTGGGCGAAGCGGGTGCCCGCCGACCCGCAATGA
- a CDS encoding exodeoxyribonuclease III, which yields MPTTPLSIATFNVNGIRAAFRRGMDAWLAEHSPDVLLLQEVRATDEIVEGYLGEGWHLAHEEANDKGRAGVAIASRLPLDGVRFGVGDPAARADGEVGRWVEADVREGGRPVTVISTYIHSGTVGTPSMEEKYAFLDKVTARMGELAEQGRAAVVAGDVNIGHTERDIKNWKGNRKNAGFLPEERAYLDRWTAELGWVDLGRRFAGDVDGPYTWWSWRGKAFDNDSGWRIDYQFASPALAPFAAEAVVDRAPAYDQRISDHAPLRVRYELEGAA from the coding sequence ATGCCGACAACGCCCCTGAGTATCGCCACGTTCAACGTCAACGGGATCCGCGCCGCCTTCCGGCGTGGGATGGACGCATGGCTGGCCGAGCACTCGCCCGATGTGCTCCTCCTGCAAGAGGTGCGCGCCACCGACGAGATCGTCGAGGGCTACCTCGGAGAGGGCTGGCATCTCGCTCACGAAGAGGCCAACGACAAAGGCCGGGCCGGGGTGGCGATTGCCTCCCGCCTCCCGCTCGACGGCGTCCGGTTCGGTGTGGGCGATCCAGCCGCCCGGGCCGATGGTGAAGTGGGCCGTTGGGTGGAGGCAGACGTGCGGGAGGGTGGCCGGCCGGTCACCGTGATCTCGACGTACATCCACTCCGGGACCGTGGGCACGCCGTCGATGGAGGAGAAGTACGCCTTCCTGGACAAGGTGACCGCGCGGATGGGGGAGCTGGCTGAGCAAGGGAGGGCCGCCGTCGTCGCGGGGGACGTGAACATCGGCCACACGGAGCGTGACATCAAGAACTGGAAGGGAAACCGGAAGAACGCCGGGTTCCTGCCCGAGGAGCGCGCCTACCTCGATCGATGGACCGCGGAGCTCGGCTGGGTGGACCTCGGGCGGCGTTTCGCTGGTGACGTCGACGGGCCGTACACGTGGTGGTCATGGCGGGGCAAGGCATTCGACAACGACTCCGGCTGGCGTATCGACTACCAGTTCGCCAGCCCCGCGCTCGCTCCGTTCGCGGCTGAGGCGGTCGTGGACCGGGCGCCGGCCTATGACCAGCGGATCTCCGACCATGCGCCGCTGCGGGTCAGGTACGAACTCGAGGGAGCAGCGTGA
- a CDS encoding MFS transporter, giving the protein MTSPQAGPAAAAATPAPGPSLWRHRDFRHLWAGDAFGQLGAQLTSIALPVLAVQILTATEWQMGLLSAAGMAAFLLIGLPTGAWVDRMHKRRVLIGADLLRAIVLVVVVLAALTDHASMPLLYAAAFALGGATVFFDVAHQSYIPSLVGMDHVVEGNSKLQATASAARMSGPAIGGNLLRWFTPGTVIGINAVGYLISAVFVWRIKARETLPRREDRRPLAVEIREGLGFVFSERLLIRMVACTALGNLFWGIVAALEALYILRTLGQSEATMGLILSGASIGGLLGAVSGERVITWIGEARIIPVAALGMAVPLPLLPLAAVLPVPPALTLTASLFATMYLMVVYNIATVSFRQRLCPPRLLGRMNASVRFIVWGISPFGGLLGGWLGSAWGTTTALWVPVAGTVLAAMPVVLSPLWRMTELPRAGEPAIDSLETPASPETPA; this is encoded by the coding sequence ATGACGAGCCCACAAGCAGGACCCGCCGCAGCAGCGGCGACGCCAGCACCCGGGCCGAGCCTGTGGCGACATCGCGACTTCCGGCACCTGTGGGCCGGCGATGCGTTCGGCCAGCTCGGTGCCCAACTCACCAGCATCGCCCTACCAGTGCTGGCCGTGCAGATACTGACAGCCACGGAATGGCAGATGGGATTGCTCTCCGCCGCCGGCATGGCAGCCTTCCTCCTGATAGGGCTACCCACCGGCGCGTGGGTGGACCGCATGCACAAGCGCCGGGTACTCATCGGCGCCGACCTGCTGCGTGCGATCGTGCTCGTGGTGGTGGTTCTGGCGGCACTGACCGACCACGCCTCCATGCCGTTGCTCTATGCCGCTGCCTTCGCCCTCGGCGGTGCGACGGTGTTCTTCGACGTCGCGCACCAGTCATACATTCCCTCCCTCGTCGGGATGGATCATGTGGTGGAGGGCAATTCCAAGCTGCAGGCGACAGCATCGGCGGCACGAATGAGTGGTCCGGCGATCGGCGGGAACCTGCTGCGTTGGTTCACTCCCGGCACCGTGATCGGGATCAACGCCGTCGGCTATCTCATCTCCGCGGTCTTCGTGTGGCGTATCAAGGCACGCGAAACGCTCCCACGCCGTGAGGACCGCCGCCCCCTGGCGGTGGAGATCCGCGAGGGCCTGGGCTTCGTGTTCTCCGAACGTTTGCTGATCCGGATGGTGGCGTGCACAGCGCTCGGCAACCTGTTCTGGGGCATCGTGGCGGCACTCGAGGCGCTCTACATCCTGCGCACCTTGGGCCAGTCCGAGGCGACGATGGGCCTCATTCTCTCCGGTGCGTCCATCGGCGGCTTGCTGGGCGCGGTTTCCGGCGAGCGTGTGATCACCTGGATCGGCGAGGCACGCATCATCCCCGTCGCCGCGCTCGGTATGGCAGTCCCGCTGCCGCTGCTTCCGCTGGCCGCTGTGCTCCCCGTTCCACCAGCCCTCACCCTGACGGCGAGCCTGTTCGCCACGATGTACCTGATGGTGGTCTACAACATCGCCACGGTGAGTTTCCGGCAGCGCCTGTGCCCACCGCGACTACTGGGCCGAATGAACGCCTCGGTGCGGTTCATCGTCTGGGGCATCTCCCCGTTCGGAGGACTGCTGGGCGGGTGGCTCGGCAGCGCCTGGGGCACCACGACAGCACTGTGGGTGCCGGTGGCGGGCACGGTGCTGGCGGCGATGCCCGTGGTGCTGTCGCCACTCTGGCGCATGACCGAACTTCCCCGCGCCGGTGAGCCGGCCATTGACTCCCTGGAGACGCCTGCCTCTCCCGAGACGCCCGCGTGA
- a CDS encoding ArsR/SmtB family transcription factor: MTEGSTADVPGAEADADARALSSALRMRILRLCLDEALTNNDIAAKLGMNPATTYHHVRMLAERGFLAAETERRGRRGAREVPYRATGKSWDAPLGPGQSRVLVQAFLDEFAQADPDDAAIIRLGVRLSPERRDELISRIAELFTEAKAVGPDPDGEPWSLFFVAHEDVGRR, encoded by the coding sequence ATGACCGAGGGCTCCACGGCCGATGTTCCCGGTGCTGAGGCGGACGCCGACGCCCGCGCCTTGTCCTCCGCGCTGCGGATGCGCATCCTGCGCCTGTGCCTCGACGAGGCACTGACGAACAACGACATCGCGGCGAAGCTCGGCATGAACCCCGCGACCACCTACCACCACGTGCGGATGTTGGCCGAGCGTGGGTTTCTCGCTGCCGAGACGGAGAGGCGGGGGCGGCGTGGGGCGCGAGAAGTGCCCTATCGAGCCACGGGGAAGTCCTGGGACGCGCCACTGGGGCCCGGGCAGAGCCGGGTCCTGGTGCAGGCCTTTCTGGACGAGTTCGCACAGGCCGATCCCGACGACGCCGCAATCATCCGGCTAGGCGTGCGCCTGAGTCCCGAGCGCCGTGACGAGCTGATATCCAGGATTGCCGAGCTCTTCACCGAGGCGAAGGCGGTCGGGCCCGACCCGGACGGTGAGCCATGGTCGCTGTTTTTCGTGGCCCACGAGGACGTCGGGCGGCGCTGA